In one window of Thermoanaerobaculia bacterium DNA:
- a CDS encoding autotransporter domain-containing protein: protein MTILRPARVAVFRVILVALATLATLTMMSFDGVAIAQSQEGFRLVPVSPGTQSVVLGDGVTLEVRVIDANGTPVPNVPLTWEVVAAPGSPRGTSGAPSPSDAAGIARANFGFGVAGSVTIRASFRGVAVNFSITVGSLGELTPDNNTRVSAGGAMDDICFDVFNNPDGSPRPVPRATPLCVFMTGVLTNQDQRAAALVEMSPTGLGSASKTASSAASQQQAIVSSRLGALRGGALAAGSQISWSAGGAVIDGTTLAAARTESKSRERLGRHVEAALGGRGGKGGRPGTSALAQATAAEPERERRWGLFFTGRLQQGEQSGDVGDETAFDFDTTSGTLGVDFAAGANSFFGIAGGYATNQTDLSGGGGELEFDGLNLMLYGAWQSQNGSYLQATLGYGSTEYDQRRRIELPVVGDLDARALFDGDQQSASLEGGWDWGGERVIASSFVRGSYTRAKVDAFAESGAIANVVIGGIPVPTDFGVAVEEQQLESLLGEFGFDLSGNISMSNGVLVPQFTLTYLHEFDNDARTVHASFLGDQAAGSSFLVFLDPPDRDWINAGLSLSAQYLWGSLFLAYDQEFGRDDFELATWQAGLRFAF, encoded by the coding sequence ATGACGATCCTTCGTCCCGCTCGCGTTGCTGTGTTTCGCGTGATCCTCGTCGCCCTGGCGACCCTCGCGACACTCACCATGATGTCGTTCGACGGCGTCGCGATTGCCCAGTCTCAAGAAGGGTTCCGGCTCGTCCCGGTCTCGCCCGGAACCCAGAGCGTCGTGCTCGGAGACGGCGTGACCCTGGAGGTGCGGGTGATCGACGCGAACGGCACGCCGGTGCCGAATGTGCCGCTCACCTGGGAGGTGGTCGCGGCTCCGGGATCGCCACGCGGGACGAGCGGTGCCCCCTCCCCGTCCGACGCCGCGGGCATCGCCCGCGCCAACTTCGGTTTCGGTGTCGCCGGCAGCGTGACCATTCGGGCTTCCTTCCGTGGAGTGGCAGTCAACTTCTCGATCACCGTCGGCAGCCTGGGTGAGCTCACTCCGGACAACAACACCCGGGTCTCGGCGGGCGGAGCGATGGACGACATCTGTTTCGACGTGTTCAACAATCCCGACGGCTCGCCGCGGCCGGTCCCGCGCGCGACGCCGCTCTGCGTCTTCATGACCGGAGTCCTGACCAATCAGGATCAGCGTGCTGCGGCGCTCGTCGAAATGTCCCCAACGGGACTCGGCAGTGCGTCGAAGACGGCCTCTTCTGCCGCCTCGCAGCAGCAGGCGATCGTCTCCTCCCGCCTGGGAGCGCTGCGTGGCGGCGCTCTCGCCGCGGGGTCGCAGATCTCCTGGTCGGCTGGCGGCGCGGTCATCGACGGCACGACCCTCGCGGCCGCGCGGACCGAGAGCAAGAGCCGCGAGCGCCTGGGGCGTCACGTCGAGGCGGCCCTGGGTGGCCGCGGCGGCAAGGGCGGGCGTCCGGGCACCTCCGCTCTCGCGCAGGCCACCGCGGCCGAGCCCGAGCGCGAGCGCCGTTGGGGGTTGTTCTTCACCGGCCGACTGCAGCAGGGCGAGCAGTCGGGCGATGTCGGGGACGAAACCGCCTTCGATTTCGACACCACGTCGGGTACGTTGGGCGTCGACTTCGCTGCCGGCGCGAACAGCTTCTTCGGCATCGCCGGCGGCTATGCCACCAACCAGACCGACCTGTCCGGCGGTGGCGGCGAGCTCGAGTTCGACGGCCTGAACCTCATGCTCTACGGAGCCTGGCAGTCGCAGAACGGCTCCTACCTGCAGGCCACCCTCGGCTACGGTTCGACCGAGTACGACCAGCGCCGCCGGATCGAACTGCCGGTGGTGGGCGATCTCGATGCCCGCGCCCTCTTCGACGGCGATCAGCAGTCGGCGTCGCTCGAGGGCGGTTGGGATTGGGGCGGCGAGCGCGTGATCGCTTCGAGCTTCGTGCGCGGCAGCTACACGCGGGCGAAGGTGGACGCCTTCGCGGAGAGCGGCGCAATCGCCAACGTCGTGATCGGGGGAATCCCGGTACCGACCGACTTCGGCGTCGCCGTCGAGGAGCAGCAGCTGGAGTCGCTCCTCGGTGAGTTCGGCTTCGATCTCTCGGGCAACATCTCGATGTCCAACGGTGTGCTCGTGCCGCAGTTCACGCTCACCTATCTCCACGAGTTCGACAACGACGCGCGCACAGTTCACGCCAGTTTCCTCGGCGACCAGGCTGCCGGTTCGTCGTTCCTCGTCTTTCTCGATCCACCGGATCGTGACTGGATCAATGCCGGCCTGAGCCTTTCGGCGCAGTATCTGTGGGGGAGCCTC